One Brassica napus cultivar Da-Ae chromosome A1, Da-Ae, whole genome shotgun sequence genomic region harbors:
- the LOC125576105 gene encoding glutathione S-transferase T3-like, whose translation MEKDTSYMNLLFTQSQTPVDLDSPETFWFGSQGPSESVVEPAVESGVRRKWSPKEDKILIGAWLNTSKDPVVSNEQKAGAFWKRIVNYYNASPQLVGTVLREVTSCKQRWGRINTDVSKFAGCYDAALREQKSGQNDDDVMKAALDIFFSNNEYKFSMDHCWRELRHDQKWCSSYGPKDGGKEKRKQVLEVDREEEQVVEPEGRPSGVKAAKAGSKKKKSGREEELGKLQGVLEVKEKLSRAKILDRLLAKKSL comes from the coding sequence ATGGAAAAGGACACTAGTTATATGAACCTACTGTTTACTCAATCTCAGACTCCAGTGGACCTTGATTCACCTGAAACTTTTTGGTTCGGTAGCCAAGGTCCTAGTGAGTCTGTTGTCGAGCCTGCTGTCGAGTCTGGTGTCAGGAGGAAGTGGTCTCCGAAGGAGGATAAGATCCTTATTGGTGCTTGGCTTAACACCAGTAAGGATCCCGTCGTCAGCAATGAGCAGAAAGCTGGTGCTTTCTGGAAGCGGATTGTAAATTACTACAACGCAAGCCCGCAGCTGGTTGGGACAGTACTGAGAGAGGTTACGTCTTGCAAGCAGAGGTGGGGTAGGATCAACACTGACGTATCTAAGTTCGCTGGATGCTATGACGCGGCTCTGAGGGAGCAGAAAAGTGGtcaaaatgatgatgatgtgatgaaagctGCCTTAGACATCTTCTTCAGTAATAACGAGTACAAGTTCTCCATGGATCACTGCTGGAGGGAGCTTAGACATGACCAGAAATGGTGCTCTTCCTATGGGCCTAAGGACGGTGGAAAGGAAAAGCGCAAACAAGTGTTGGAGGTTgatagagaagaagagcaagtcgTAGAACCAGAGGGTAGACCTTCGGGGGTAAAGGCTGCCAAAGCTGgtagtaagaagaagaaaagtggTAGAGAGGAGGAGTTGGGAAAGCTTCAGGGGGTTTTAGAAGTCAAAGAAAAACTCTCTAGAGCTAAGATTCTTGATCGTTTACTCGCGAAAAAGAGCCTTTAA
- the LOC106358609 gene encoding subtilisin-like protease SBT3.13, whose protein sequence is MKNSYLQSHRLVLLFSFSLVLFLNTELSLLASAGGTDKNTKVYIVYLGEREHDDPELVTASHRQMLESLHESKEEAHNSMIYSYQHGFSGFAALLTSSQAKKISEHPSVIHVIPNRIVKLKTTRTWDHLGLSQVPTSSSPSSVKGLLNETNMGSDAIIGLLDTGIWPESEVFNDQGFGPIPKRWRGKCESGEDFNATIHCNNKLIGAKYYQKGMMAEIRGKRKSMTREFKSNRDAIGHGTHTATIAGGSFVSNASFYGLAQGTVRGGAPRARIASYKVCWDLFFLGCSIVDMWKAYDDAIHDGVDVLSVSLGGDVPEGSEVDQVDFVAAFHAVAKGIPVVAAAGNDGPNAQSVINVAPWFLTVAATTLDRSFPTKITLGNNQTFYAESLFTGPDITTGLAFLESYSHNTTGMKGKTVLAFDKRVPKEGLGAVILAQSVPDESYPYILTSYEHGADILQYIRTTRSPTVRISAATTLTGPPAAAKVVVFSSRGPNSVSPAILKPDIAAPGVNILAALTPLNPDSHNGFGLLSGTSMSTPVVSGITALLKCLHPDWSPAAIRSALVTTAWRTSKSGEPIFSEGSNKKLADPFDYGGGLVNPESAADPGLVYDMGIKDYISYMCSAGYNDTSISRVLGKKTNCPSPGASILDINLPSITIPNLDQEVTLTRTLTNVGPNNSVYKAVIESPLGVTLTVSPTTLVFDSGEVLSYAVTAKTSHEVNTGYFFGSLTWTDGVHDVRIPVSVQTTIMTKP, encoded by the exons ATGAagaactcatatttacaaagtCATAGGCTTGTGCttctattttcattttctttggtCCTATTTCTTAACACGGAGCTGAGTCTTCTTGCATCTGCAGGAGGCACAGACAAGAACACCAAG GTTTATATAGTTTACCTTGGAGAAAGAGAACACGATGATCCTGAACTCGTCACAGCTTCTCATCGTCAAATGCTTGAATCTCTGCATGAAAG CAAAGAAGAGGCACATAACTCAATGATATACAGCTATCAACATGGATTCTCTGGTTTCGCTGCACTTCTTACATCTTCCCAAGCAAAGAAAATCTCAG AGCATCCTTCAGTAATCCATGTGATACCAAACCGGATTGTGAAACTGAAAACCACAAGAACTTGGGATCACCTTGGCCTCTCTCAAGTtccaacttcttcttctccatcatctgTGAAAGGTCTTCTCAATGAAACCAACATGGGCAGTGATGCTATCATCGGGCTCTTGGATACTG GAATATGGCCAGAGTCAGAGGTATTCAACGATCAAGGCTTTGGACCAATACCTAAGCGTTGGAGAGGAAAATGTGAATCTGGAGAAGACTTTAACGCCACCATTCACTGCAATAACAAGCTTATAGGAGCCAAGTACTACCAAAAAGGCATGATGGCCGAGATTAGAGGAAAACGCAAATCCATGACCAGAGAATTCAAATCCAATAGAGATGCAATTGGTCACGGCACCCATACAGCCACAATAGCTGGTGGATCATTTGTTTCCAATGCAAGCTTCTATGGTCTAGCCCAAG GTACGGTCCGAGGTGGTGCTCCACGGGCCCGTATAGCCTCCTACAAGGTGTGCTGGGACTTGTTCTTCCTGGGATGCTCAATAGTTGATATGTGGAAGGCTTATGATGATGCTATACATGATGGGGTTGATGTTCTCTCGGTTTCTTTAGGAGGGGATGTTCCTGAGGGTTCTGAGGTCGATCAAGTCGATTTTGTCGCGGCTTTTCACGCCGTGGCTAAAGGGATTCCGGTTGTGGCTGCGGCGGGAAACGATGGTCCTAATGCTCAGAGTGTTATAAATGTTGCTCCTTGGTTCTTGACCGTTGCTGCAACTACTCTTGACCGGTCTTTTCCTACAAAGATCACTCTTGGCAATAACCAAACCTTCTAT GCTGAATCTTTGTTCACTGGACCGGATATTACAACCGGTTTAGCTTTCTTGGAGTCATACAGTCACAATACTACTGGTATGAAGGGGAAAACAGTTCTTGCTTTCGATAAACGTGTTCCAAAGGAAGGTCTAGGAGCAGTCATTTTAGCTCAAAGCGTTCCTGATGAATCTTATCCCTACATTTTAACAAGTTACGAACATGGAGCCGACATTTTACAATACATCCGCACAACCAG ATCACCTACTGTGAGAATAAGCGCGGCAACGACACTAACTGGTCCCCCTGCAGCTGCAAAGGTTGTTGTGTTCTCATCTAGAGGTCCTAACTCTGTCTCACCAGCCATTCTCAAG CCTGATATAGCAGCTCCTGGTGTTAACATACTCGCGGCGCTAACTCCTCTTAATCCTGACAGCCACAACGGATTTGGACTACTTTCAGGGACATCAATGTCGACTCCTGTTGTCTCCGGAATCACAGCTCTCCTCAAATGTCTACACCCTGATTGGTCTCCTGCTGCTATTAGATCAGCTTTGGTCACAacag CTTGGAGGACAAGTAAGTCTGGAGAACCTATATTTTCTGAAGGATCAAACAAGAAGCTAGCAGATCCATTTGACTATGGAGGAGGTCTTGTAAACCCTGAAAGTGCCGCAGACCCTGGACTTGTTTACGATATGGGGATCAAAGATTACATCAGTTACATGTGTTCAGCTGGTTACAACGACACATCTATCTCTCGTGTCCTCGGTAAAAAGACTAACTGTCCATCTCCTGGGGCATCGATTCTCGATATCAACTTACCTTCGATAACAATTCCAAATCTTGATCAAGAAGTCACACTCACGAGAACTCTAACCAACGTTGGACCGAACAATTCAGTCTACAAAGCTGTGATCGAGTCTCCTCTCGGTGTTACTCTCACTGTCTCCCCGACCACACTCGTGTTTGACTCTGGAGAGGTGCTCTCTTACGCGGTGACGGCTAAAACGAGTCATGAAGTCAACACTGGTTACTTTTTTGGAAGCTTAACGTGGACTGATGGTGTTCATGATGTTAGAATCCCTGTCTCTGTTCAGACAACGATCATGACCAAGCCTTGA
- the LOC106446386 gene encoding splicing factor 3B subunit 2-like, whose translation MTAESATAAHDNSVVPNGDATNGNTTASSKKSRESDRRRRRRKQKKSKKASHADVEEAEDSDSKENADSQQQASEQIVIEYVAEQAEFGDGFNDEFKEIFEKFNFREPVASEDDAKKDESEENNDVRKKVTSDSEADEEDQGDEQKEKGISNKQKKLERRMKIAELKQVSARPDVVEVWDATSADPKLLVFLKSYRNTVPVPRHWSQKRKYLQGKRGIEKPPFHLPDFIAATGIQKIRQTYIEKEDGKKLKQKQRERMQPKMGKMDIDYQVLHDAFFKYQTKPKLTALGDLYFEGKEFEVKLRETKPGTLSHGLKEALGMAEGAPPPWLISMQRYGPPPSYPHLKIPGLNAPIPHGASFGYTGGWGKPPVDEFGRPLYGDVFGVQQQDQPNYEDEPIDKSKHWGDLEEEEEEEEEEEEEQEEEMDEEELEDGMESVDTLSSTPTGIETPDAIELRKEHRKEPDRPLYQVLEEKGESVAPGTVLGTTHTYVIKTGTQDKTGVKRVDLMKGQKTDRVDVSLQPEELDALENVLPAKYEEAREEEKLRNKPEDFSDMVAENSKKRKRDKEGKKKKDFKF comes from the exons ATGACCGCCGAATCAGCAACCGCCGCACACGATAACAGCGTCGTTCCTAACGGAGATGCTACCAACGGCAACACTACTGCTTCTTCTAAGAAATCCCGCGAGAGCGACCGTCGCCGCCGCAGGCGGAagcagaagaagagcaagaaagCATCTCATGCCGATGTAGAAGAAGCGGAGGATTCTGATTCTAAAGAGAACGCAGATTCGCAGCAACAG GCCTCTGAGCAGATTGTGATAGAGTATGTAGCAGAACAAGCCGAGTTTGGAGATGGTTTCAACGACGAGTTTAAGGAGATCTTTGAGAAGTTCAACTTTCGGGAGCCTGTTGCCTCTGAG GATGATGCTAAGAAGGATGAGTCTGAGGAGAACAATGATGTGAGAAAGAAGGTTACCTCAGACTCTGAGGCAGACGAGGAAGATCAAGGCGATGAGCAAAAAGAGAAGGGAATCTCTAATAAGCAGAAGAAG CTTGAACGGAGGATGAAGATTGCTGAGCTGAAGCAGGTATCCGCTAGGCCTGATGTCGTTGAA gtCTGGGACGCTACTTCAGCTGACCCTAAGTTGTTGGTGTTTTTGAAGTCGTACCGGAATACAGTTCCTGTGCCGAGGCATTGGTCCCAGAAGAGAAAGTATTTGCAG GGAAAGCGCGGTATAGAGAAGCCGCCATTTCATCTTCCTGATTTCATTGCTGCCACCGGCATTCAGAAAATTAGACAG ACTTACATTGAGAAAGAAGATGGTAAAAAGTTGAAGCAAAAGCAACGAGAGCGTATGCAACCAAAGATGGGAAAGATGGACATTGACTACCAG GTCCTCCATGATgcgttcttcaaataccaaacaAAGCCGAAGCTGACAGCGCTTGGAGATTTGTATTTTGAAGGGAAAGAATTTGAG GTTAAATTGAGGGAGACGAAACCAGGAACATTGTCGCATGGCTTGAAAGAAGCTCTTGGTATGGCTGAAGGTGCTCCTCCCCCATGGCTAATCAGTATGCAG CGATATGGTCCTCCGCCGTCCTACCCACACCTGAAAATTCCTGGTCTTAATGCTCCTATACCGCATGGAGCTAGCTTTGGTTATACTGGTGGCTGGGGGAAACCTCCTGTTGATGAG TTTGGACGTCCATTGTATGGAGATGTCTTTGGCGTCCAGCAACAAGATCAGCCCAATTATGAG GACGAGCCTATTGATAAGAGCAAGCACTGGGGTGatttggaggaagaagaagaagaagaggaagaggaggaagaggaacaagaagaggagatggatgAAGAGGAACTAGAAGACGGCATGGAATCGGTTGATACACTGTCAAG CACTCCAACTGGCATTGAAACACCGGATGCAATTGAGCTTCGTAAGGAACATCGAAAGGAACCCGATAGGCCTCTGTATCAG GTACTTGAAGAAAAGGGAGAGAGTGTTGCTCCTGGAACAGTGCTGGGAACCACACACACATACGTTATTAAAACTGGTACTCAGGACAAGACAGGAGTGAAAAGG GTTGATTTGATGAAAGGACAAAAGACGGATCGTGTGGACGTTAGCTTACAGCCAGAAGAGCTGGACGCCCTGGAGAATGTTTTACCTGCCAA GTATGAGGAGgcaagagaagaggagaaactGCGCAATAAGCCAGAGGACTTCAGTGACATGGTGGCCGAG AATTCGAAGAAAAGGAAGCGTGACAAGGAagggaagaaaaagaaagatttcaAGTTTTGA